One Echinicola strongylocentroti DNA window includes the following coding sequences:
- a CDS encoding glycosyltransferase has translation MNSKQEICLIYNYAQHYREGVFTEMDRELSCDFYFGDKMGDVRKMDYSLLKNFRKEVKNVKLLPPIYWQKGALALGNKPYKKFIVLGEYYCLSTWLLAFWCKANKQEIYFWTHGWYGNESTTKKIVKKIFFGLADGLLLYGDYARRLMVKEGFSDKKLKVIYNSLDYSLQVNLREKQRVDTIYRDHFGNSDPVLVFIGRLSKVKKLEMLILAMKRLEISYHQPVNLILVGDGEERSFLEKEAARFGLSDRVWFYGALYDESHIANLIYNADICVAPGNVGLTAMHSMVYGTPVITHNDFKFQMPEFEAISPGVTGDFFDKGDHEHLAKKIYEWLENDWDRDEVRLNCFKVIDTYYTPTFQINAIKEFILDEADHKEVLQKH, from the coding sequence ATGAATTCTAAACAGGAAATTTGCCTAATTTATAATTATGCCCAACACTACAGAGAAGGGGTGTTTACTGAGATGGACAGGGAATTGTCCTGTGATTTTTATTTCGGAGATAAGATGGGGGACGTCCGAAAGATGGATTATTCATTATTAAAGAATTTCAGAAAAGAAGTCAAGAACGTTAAGTTATTGCCACCGATTTACTGGCAAAAAGGAGCTTTGGCACTAGGCAACAAGCCCTATAAAAAATTCATCGTATTGGGAGAGTATTATTGTCTCTCGACATGGCTTCTTGCCTTCTGGTGTAAGGCAAATAAGCAAGAAATTTACTTTTGGACCCATGGATGGTATGGGAATGAGTCGACAACAAAGAAAATCGTAAAGAAAATATTTTTTGGTCTAGCAGATGGATTGTTGCTGTACGGCGACTATGCCAGGCGGTTAATGGTCAAAGAAGGGTTTTCGGATAAAAAATTAAAAGTTATTTATAATTCCTTGGACTATTCCCTGCAAGTAAACCTTCGGGAAAAACAGAGGGTAGATACTATTTATAGGGACCATTTCGGCAATAGTGACCCTGTATTGGTTTTTATTGGGAGGCTTTCGAAAGTTAAAAAGCTGGAAATGCTGATCCTAGCGATGAAGAGGTTGGAGATTTCGTACCATCAGCCAGTTAATTTAATCTTGGTAGGTGATGGGGAAGAGCGAAGTTTCTTGGAAAAAGAAGCGGCTAGATTTGGGCTTTCCGACCGGGTTTGGTTTTATGGCGCATTATACGATGAATCCCACATAGCCAATTTAATCTATAATGCGGATATCTGCGTAGCTCCGGGAAATGTAGGGTTGACTGCAATGCATTCCATGGTTTATGGGACACCGGTCATTACCCATAATGATTTTAAGTTTCAAATGCCCGAGTTTGAGGCCATTTCTCCAGGGGTAACGGGTGATTTTTTTGACAAGGGTGATCATGAACATTTGGCAAAAAAAATATACGAATGGCTTGAAAATGATTGGGATAGGGATGAGGTCAGGCTAAACTGTTTTAAGGTCATCGACACATATTATACCCCTACTTTTCAAATTAATGCGATTAAGGAATTCATATTGGATGAAGCAGATCATAAGGAAGTTTTACAGAAACACTAG
- a CDS encoding acyltransferase, whose protein sequence is MGKGVRVSGDLRAGRYAYIGPHSIIYPKVTIGDYTMLANDVSIIGGDHDYLKAGVPIIFAGRGLLSPTNIGKDVWIGAHVKIKAGISIGDGAVIAMGSIVTKDVEPYSVYAGVPARKLKDRFDDHKDLNKHRAMLENSHDQNAFDFEMLCK, encoded by the coding sequence ATGGGAAAAGGAGTCCGGGTTTCCGGTGATCTGAGAGCGGGGAGGTACGCGTATATTGGCCCGCATTCCATTATATACCCCAAGGTGACCATTGGGGACTATACCATGTTGGCCAATGACGTGTCCATTATCGGGGGGGACCATGATTACCTAAAGGCCGGCGTTCCTATCATTTTTGCGGGAAGAGGGCTGTTAAGTCCCACCAATATAGGAAAGGATGTGTGGATCGGTGCTCATGTAAAAATAAAAGCTGGGATTTCGATAGGAGATGGAGCCGTTATCGCTATGGGGTCGATCGTTACCAAGGATGTGGAGCCATACTCGGTCTATGCAGGTGTCCCTGCCAGAAAACTCAAAGACCGTTTTGATGATCATAAAGACCTGAACAAGCACAGGGCAATGCTGGAGAATTCACACGACCAAAATGCTTTTGATTTTGAGATGTTATGTAAATAG